The following are encoded in a window of Kitasatospora fiedleri genomic DNA:
- a CDS encoding APC family permease codes for MTDTLPPQVASPVAEDTAGSPKKLARSLGVVGGTLLTLSCVTPASSLFVIVPDLFNSLGTFTLMSIVIGTVICVAVAFCYSELGTLVPSAGGEYAMVGTLAGKFTGWLVFIQSLIVVMIVPSIIAMGTADYLEPIIHLDPKWAGAAVMLAATVAGLLDLRANAWITGVFLVLEVIACAVVAFLGFGHSERGVGSLLHGAVSDGAGGSTGVGFAAVLTAMGTALFVTQGFSTAIYLSEELENPRKNVARTVLWTLGLSTAVIVIPVAAITLGAPDLTALTSGNVSQLVIGWSNSGVGTFISLCIALAIINAGIVMVIQNSRVLFASGRDKAWPEPVNRAFGNLNKFSAPWISTLAVGVPGAVLCFVPQSMLINITGVAVAALYLLVAVGALFSRRAHHKDAAAWRQPLWPALPVLVIVALAYVLTQLDHTALWWTLGITAAASLYWALYLRPRPETRWVITLPEDERV; via the coding sequence ATGACCGACACGCTTCCCCCGCAGGTAGCCTCCCCCGTCGCGGAGGACACCGCGGGCAGCCCCAAGAAGCTCGCCCGATCGCTCGGCGTCGTGGGCGGAACCCTGCTCACGCTCTCCTGCGTGACACCGGCATCCTCACTCTTCGTGATCGTCCCGGACCTCTTCAACTCGCTGGGCACCTTCACCCTGATGTCGATCGTGATCGGCACGGTCATCTGCGTCGCGGTGGCGTTCTGCTACTCCGAGCTCGGCACCCTGGTGCCCTCCGCGGGCGGCGAGTACGCCATGGTCGGCACCCTGGCCGGCAAGTTCACCGGCTGGCTGGTGTTCATCCAGTCACTGATCGTGGTGATGATCGTGCCCTCGATCATCGCCATGGGCACCGCCGACTACCTGGAACCGATCATCCACCTCGACCCCAAGTGGGCCGGCGCCGCGGTGATGCTGGCCGCCACCGTGGCCGGTCTGCTGGACCTGCGGGCCAACGCCTGGATCACCGGCGTCTTCCTGGTGCTGGAGGTCATCGCCTGCGCCGTGGTGGCCTTCCTCGGCTTCGGCCACTCCGAGCGCGGCGTGGGCAGCCTGCTGCACGGCGCGGTCTCCGACGGGGCTGGCGGCTCCACCGGGGTCGGCTTCGCGGCGGTCCTGACCGCGATGGGCACCGCGCTCTTCGTCACCCAGGGCTTCTCCACCGCCATCTACCTCTCCGAGGAGCTGGAGAACCCGCGCAAGAACGTCGCCCGCACCGTGCTGTGGACGCTGGGCCTGTCGACCGCCGTCATCGTGATCCCGGTCGCCGCGATCACCCTGGGCGCCCCCGACCTGACCGCGCTGACCTCGGGCAACGTCTCGCAGCTGGTGATCGGCTGGAGCAACAGCGGCGTCGGCACCTTCATCAGCCTGTGCATCGCGCTGGCGATCATCAACGCCGGCATCGTGATGGTCATCCAGAACTCCCGGGTGCTGTTCGCCTCCGGCCGCGACAAGGCCTGGCCGGAGCCGGTGAACCGGGCGTTCGGCAACCTCAACAAGTTCAGCGCCCCGTGGATCTCCACCCTGGCGGTCGGCGTCCCCGGCGCGGTGCTCTGCTTCGTGCCGCAGAGCATGCTGATCAACATCACCGGCGTCGCGGTCGCCGCGCTCTACCTGCTGGTCGCCGTCGGCGCGCTGTTCTCCCGCCGCGCCCACCACAAGGACGCCGCGGCCTGGCGCCAGCCGCTGTGGCCCGCGCTGCCGGTCCTGGTGATCGTGGCCCTGGCGTACGTCCTGACCCAGCTCGACCACACCGCGCTGTGGTGGACGCTCGGCATCACCGCCGCGGCCAGCCTCTACTGGGCGCTCTACCTCCGCCCCCGCCCGGAGACCCGCTGGGTGATCACCCTCCCCGAGGACGAGCGCGTCTGA